One segment of Neobacillus endophyticus DNA contains the following:
- a CDS encoding MFS transporter codes for MNKSKLWTKDFISISLSNFFVFFTFYILLVTLPSYALDDLHSSASQAGLMSTIFLLSAIISRPLAGQWLERAGNKKVLLTAMIVFTGASIFYLFPKTIGGFLLVRLLHGVGFGMATTAVGAIVADIIPSSRRGEGMGYFVLSTNMAMVLGPFIGLMAIQKWGPHIMFTLALIIAMGSLITSLSVKVKKAEEPKQIEVLSTFSFRSLIEPSAVPISTVGGFMAIAYSSLLSFVTIYAAQIHLASVSSIFFVVYAIVMLISRPFTGKCLDQFGPNYITYPCILLFAIGMFVLSHATGAATFLLAAGLIGIGWGTLFPTFQTIAIQNAEPRKRGLATATFLSIFDTGMAMGSFVVGMMAAKMDYSSLYSLFSFYIVAGAVLFYLFYTRNRKKNTSIKKEQQSRVQEI; via the coding sequence ATGAATAAATCAAAACTATGGACAAAAGATTTTATTAGCATTTCCTTGAGTAACTTCTTTGTCTTTTTTACCTTCTACATCCTGCTTGTCACACTGCCTTCGTATGCATTGGATGATTTACATAGCAGCGCTTCTCAAGCGGGACTAATGTCAACCATATTTCTGCTTTCAGCAATTATCTCTCGCCCGCTTGCAGGCCAATGGCTGGAACGAGCAGGCAATAAAAAAGTGCTCCTAACTGCTATGATTGTCTTTACAGGTGCTTCTATTTTTTACTTGTTTCCAAAAACAATCGGCGGTTTTTTATTGGTTCGGCTATTGCATGGAGTTGGTTTTGGAATGGCCACAACCGCCGTGGGAGCGATTGTGGCTGATATTATTCCGTCCTCAAGACGAGGAGAAGGAATGGGATACTTTGTACTTTCCACAAACATGGCGATGGTGCTGGGGCCGTTTATCGGGTTAATGGCCATTCAAAAGTGGGGACCGCACATAATGTTCACTCTCGCATTGATTATTGCCATGGGTTCATTAATAACCAGTCTTAGCGTCAAGGTGAAAAAAGCGGAAGAACCAAAACAGATTGAGGTACTCTCCACCTTTTCATTTCGCAGCCTGATTGAACCATCAGCCGTTCCAATCTCGACTGTCGGCGGCTTTATGGCTATTGCCTATTCCTCCTTGCTTTCCTTTGTAACTATTTACGCAGCACAAATTCACTTAGCGAGCGTTTCAAGTATTTTCTTTGTGGTTTATGCTATTGTAATGTTAATTTCTAGACCATTTACAGGAAAATGCCTTGATCAATTCGGACCCAATTATATTACTTACCCATGTATTTTACTTTTTGCCATTGGGATGTTTGTTTTAAGCCACGCCACAGGCGCTGCTACGTTTTTACTTGCGGCTGGATTAATTGGGATAGGCTGGGGAACGCTTTTTCCTACTTTCCAGACAATTGCGATCCAGAATGCAGAGCCTAGAAAAAGAGGTCTTGCTACCGCAACCTTTTTATCCATCTTTGATACGGGAATGGCGATGGGATCATTTGTCGTCGGAATGATGGCTGCTAAGATGGATTATAGCTCTTTATATTCCTTGTTTTCTTTTTATATAGTTGCTGGTGCGGTACTTTTTTACCTCTTTTATACTAGAAATAGAAAAAAGAACACTTCAATAAAAAAAGAGCAGCAATCAAGAGTTCAAGAAATCTAA
- the metH gene encoding methionine synthase, whose translation MPKRPFTEQLKQRILIMDGAMGTMLQRASLTAEDFGGEEFDGCNENLNLTAPSVISRIHREYLEAGADIIETNTFGATSIVLDEYELGFKAYEINKIAAMLAVKEAVIASTDDWPRYVAGAMGPTTKTLSVTGGTTFDALAASYEEQAIGLIDGGVDLLLLETSQDMLNVKAGYVGIQRAFTKTGKKLPLMISGTIEPMGTTLAGQSIESFYISVEHMNPVAVGLNCATGPEFMQDHVRSLSGLASTAISCYPNAGLPDEEGHYHETPEILAKKLGDFAAHGWINIVGGCCGTTPDHIRAIAEVMKDCKPRELKSSSLHMVSGIEPFIYDDPTLRPIMVGERTNVIGSRKFKRLIADGKFEEASEVARAQVKGGAHVIDICLADPDREEMVDMENFIKEVVKKVKVPLVIDSTDEKVIEKALKYSQGKGIINSINLEDGEERFEAVVPLIHRYGAAVVVGTIDEKGMGVTAERKLEIAKRSHDLLVNKYGLKPQDLIFDPLVFPVGTGDEQYIGSAKATVDGIRLIKEQLPGVQTILGISNVSFGLPPVGREILNSVFLYHCTQAGLDYAIVNTEKLERFASISEEEVRLADDLLFNTTDETLAVFTDFYRDKKKEAKTTVLNLTLEERLAYYVVEGTKEGLIPDLDEALAKYPAPLDIINGPLMDGMAEVGRLFNDNQLIVAEVLQSAEVMKASVSYLEPFMEKGDVSSSKGKVILATVKGDVHDIGKNLVDIILSNNGYDVCDLGIKVAPADLIRAIREEKPDMVGLSGLLVKSAQQMVLTAQDMKEAGISLPILVGGAALSRKFTDTKIAKEYDGLVLYAKDAMTGLAIANQLQSPEEQEKLFVEKQEKLAAAAIPRELPTRSNVSVAVRTRGAVSTEVPVFVPKDTKRHVLKTYSLPYIEPYINMQMLLGHHLGIKGKIAKLLAEKDEKAIKIKNVVDELILDASTNGWITPAAVYQFFPAQADGNKVLIYDPSGSGQIIETFDFPRQDSEPHLCLSDFIKTVDSGEMDYVGFFTVTCGRGIRQKADQFKAEGRFLESHALQALALESAEGFAELIHRQMRDRWGFPDPLDFTMQDRFTARYQGQRYSFGYPACPELEDQKKLFKLIEPEEIGVQLTDGCMMEPEASVSAIVFAHPEARYFNVMR comes from the coding sequence ATGCCGAAACGACCATTTACTGAGCAGCTAAAACAGCGAATACTAATCATGGACGGAGCCATGGGAACGATGCTGCAGCGTGCTAGCCTAACTGCAGAGGACTTTGGCGGTGAAGAATTTGACGGCTGCAATGAAAATCTGAATTTAACCGCTCCTTCAGTCATTTCAAGAATTCACCGTGAATACTTGGAAGCTGGGGCCGACATTATTGAGACGAATACATTTGGTGCCACCAGTATTGTTTTAGATGAATATGAACTTGGTTTTAAAGCCTATGAAATTAATAAAATAGCCGCGATGCTTGCGGTTAAAGAAGCGGTTATAGCTTCAACAGATGATTGGCCGCGTTATGTAGCGGGGGCTATGGGACCGACGACCAAAACGTTGAGCGTAACGGGAGGAACCACATTCGATGCCCTTGCTGCCTCTTATGAAGAGCAGGCCATTGGATTAATTGACGGAGGAGTTGACCTCCTACTTCTCGAAACCAGCCAAGATATGCTCAATGTAAAAGCTGGCTATGTTGGCATTCAGCGAGCATTTACCAAAACAGGCAAAAAACTTCCGCTGATGATTTCCGGAACGATTGAGCCAATGGGAACGACACTTGCCGGACAATCAATTGAATCGTTCTACATTTCAGTAGAACATATGAACCCGGTTGCTGTAGGACTAAACTGTGCTACAGGCCCGGAGTTCATGCAGGATCATGTCCGCTCCCTTTCTGGTCTTGCCTCCACCGCTATCAGCTGTTATCCGAATGCTGGTTTGCCTGATGAAGAAGGCCACTATCATGAAACACCAGAAATACTTGCGAAAAAGCTTGGTGATTTTGCTGCACATGGCTGGATCAACATTGTCGGCGGATGCTGCGGTACAACACCTGACCATATTCGAGCGATTGCAGAAGTGATGAAAGATTGCAAGCCACGTGAACTGAAATCCTCTTCGCTTCACATGGTTTCCGGAATTGAACCGTTCATTTATGATGACCCAACATTGAGGCCTATTATGGTCGGCGAACGGACAAACGTAATCGGCTCACGGAAATTTAAACGATTAATTGCAGATGGTAAATTTGAAGAAGCCTCTGAGGTTGCCCGCGCTCAAGTAAAAGGAGGCGCCCATGTCATTGATATCTGTCTCGCGGACCCAGATCGTGAAGAGATGGTGGACATGGAAAATTTCATTAAAGAAGTAGTGAAAAAAGTAAAAGTACCGCTAGTAATTGATTCCACCGATGAAAAGGTAATTGAAAAAGCTTTGAAATATTCACAGGGTAAAGGAATCATTAATTCCATAAACCTTGAAGATGGTGAAGAACGCTTTGAAGCTGTCGTACCATTAATTCACCGCTATGGTGCTGCGGTAGTTGTCGGAACGATTGATGAAAAAGGAATGGGTGTTACGGCTGAGCGGAAGCTGGAGATTGCTAAACGCTCCCATGACTTGTTGGTGAATAAATACGGATTAAAACCGCAGGATTTAATTTTTGATCCGTTGGTTTTTCCAGTCGGCACCGGTGATGAGCAATATATTGGCTCAGCAAAAGCAACAGTTGATGGAATCCGTCTGATTAAAGAACAGCTTCCAGGTGTGCAAACGATTCTCGGAATAAGTAATGTTTCCTTTGGACTTCCTCCTGTCGGCAGAGAAATTCTCAATTCGGTATTCTTGTATCACTGTACCCAAGCAGGGCTGGATTACGCGATTGTGAATACAGAGAAACTGGAGCGTTTTGCTTCCATTTCAGAAGAAGAAGTCCGCTTAGCAGATGACCTTCTTTTTAATACAACCGATGAAACATTGGCTGTCTTTACTGATTTCTACCGTGATAAAAAGAAAGAAGCAAAGACAACCGTTCTGAATTTAACCCTTGAAGAGCGGCTGGCTTATTATGTGGTCGAAGGAACAAAAGAAGGCTTGATTCCGGACTTGGATGAGGCGCTAGCCAAGTACCCTGCCCCACTTGATATTATTAACGGGCCATTAATGGACGGTATGGCTGAAGTCGGTCGGTTGTTCAATGATAACCAGTTGATTGTGGCCGAGGTTCTGCAAAGTGCCGAAGTCATGAAAGCGTCGGTTTCCTATTTGGAGCCATTTATGGAAAAAGGCGATGTTTCCTCCTCCAAAGGAAAGGTTATTTTAGCAACAGTAAAAGGCGATGTTCATGATATCGGGAAAAACCTTGTAGACATTATCCTTAGCAATAATGGCTATGATGTGTGCGATCTTGGCATCAAGGTTGCTCCAGCTGATTTAATTCGTGCGATCCGCGAAGAAAAGCCGGATATGGTCGGACTTTCCGGACTGTTGGTAAAGTCCGCCCAGCAAATGGTCTTAACAGCCCAGGATATGAAGGAAGCAGGAATTTCATTGCCAATTCTTGTCGGCGGTGCTGCTCTTTCTCGTAAATTTACAGATACGAAAATTGCTAAAGAATATGACGGCCTCGTCCTTTATGCAAAGGATGCGATGACAGGCTTAGCGATAGCCAACCAACTGCAATCACCTGAGGAACAAGAAAAACTGTTCGTCGAGAAGCAAGAAAAATTGGCTGCAGCCGCCATTCCAAGAGAGTTACCAACCCGTTCGAATGTCTCGGTAGCAGTCCGGACAAGAGGAGCTGTTTCAACTGAGGTTCCGGTATTTGTACCAAAGGATACAAAACGGCATGTGTTAAAAACTTATTCCTTACCATATATTGAACCATACATCAACATGCAAATGCTGCTGGGCCATCACCTTGGCATCAAAGGGAAAATTGCCAAATTACTTGCCGAGAAGGATGAAAAAGCAATTAAAATTAAAAACGTTGTTGATGAATTAATATTGGATGCAAGCACGAACGGCTGGATTACCCCTGCTGCCGTTTATCAATTTTTCCCGGCGCAGGCTGATGGAAATAAAGTTCTTATTTATGATCCAAGTGGTTCCGGCCAAATTATTGAAACATTCGATTTCCCTCGCCAGGATTCAGAGCCGCACCTTTGCTTGTCTGATTTCATAAAAACAGTTGACAGTGGCGAGATGGATTATGTAGGGTTCTTTACCGTAACGTGCGGCAGAGGAATCCGTCAAAAAGCAGATCAATTCAAAGCCGAAGGACGCTTCCTTGAAAGCCACGCGCTTCAGGCACTTGCACTCGAAAGTGCTGAAGGTTTTGCCGAATTAATCCATCGGCAAATGCGCGACCGCTGGGGTTTTCCAGATCCGCTTGATTTCACGATGCAGGACCGCTTTACCGCCCGTTACCAAGGTCAGCGTTATTCGTTCGGCTACCCTGCATGCCCGGAACTGGAAGATCAGAAGAAGCTGTTCAAGTTAATTGAGCCTGAGGAAATTGGCGTTCAACTGACCGACGGCTGCATGATGGAACCAGAAGCATCTGTTTCAGCGATAGTATTTGCACATCCGGAAGCTAGGTATTTTAATGTAATGAGATAA
- a CDS encoding 5-oxoprolinase subunit C family protein: protein MNKAIFKVIKPGLQTTIQDFGRFGFQQYGISPSGAMDVFSLQIANILTGNPLGSAALEAVLAGPEIEILSDITVAICGGDFSPKVDGHEVLMWKSISLKKGQILSIGSCRQGARAYIAFSGGIDVPEILGSKSTFLNGGFGGLEGRALQSGDILLGNAAIMKPLKFLHPELIPTFHKTLHLRVILGPHEKSFTKQSIQRFLNETYTLTPQSNRMGIQLKGPKLDHLLGPDIISDPVPFGGIQVPSSGQPIILMVDRQTTGGYTRIATVISADIPLLAQAVPDTKITFSTVSVEEAHRLYFKRHRLIKLLAATIK from the coding sequence TTCGGCTTCCAACAGTATGGCATTTCTCCTTCAGGTGCGATGGATGTATTCTCTTTGCAAATCGCCAATATTTTAACAGGAAATCCATTGGGGAGCGCTGCATTGGAAGCCGTTTTAGCAGGTCCAGAAATTGAAATTCTAAGCGATATCACTGTTGCCATTTGCGGTGGTGATTTTTCTCCAAAGGTAGATGGACATGAGGTTCTGATGTGGAAAAGCATTTCGTTGAAAAAAGGCCAGATCCTATCAATAGGCTCATGCCGGCAAGGGGCAAGAGCTTATATAGCGTTTAGTGGCGGAATTGATGTCCCTGAAATATTGGGAAGCAAATCAACATTTCTGAATGGGGGCTTTGGTGGGCTTGAGGGCCGTGCATTGCAAAGTGGGGATATTTTACTTGGAAATGCTGCGATAATGAAACCATTGAAATTCTTGCATCCGGAGCTAATTCCTACCTTTCATAAGACTCTTCACCTAAGAGTGATCCTTGGCCCGCATGAAAAAAGCTTTACAAAACAAAGCATCCAACGATTTCTTAATGAAACCTACACCCTTACACCACAGTCTAATCGAATGGGCATTCAGTTAAAGGGACCAAAACTTGACCATCTCTTGGGGCCGGATATCATATCTGACCCTGTTCCATTTGGAGGCATCCAAGTTCCCTCCAGCGGGCAGCCCATCATCCTTATGGTAGACCGTCAAACAACCGGAGGCTATACCCGTATCGCTACTGTCATCTCTGCAGATATTCCGCTGCTTGCTCAAGCGGTGCCTGACACCAAAATTACGTTCTCCACGGTGTCAGTAGAAGAAGCCCACCGTTTATATTTTAAAAGGCATAGGCTAATCAAGCTTTTGGCGGCGACGATTAAATAA
- a CDS encoding MarR family winged helix-turn-helix transcriptional regulator, with the protein MLSHDLFHTLHQLSRHLTNKLNEALKPVGLYGSQWAVIFVLKKKGSLTQKELCEYLFVEAPPMTRTIQRLAKQGYVVQVPGKDKREKHVQLTEIALNEYPKWEHAVMQMNQSLLQYLPETSQEELFNLQNGWLQLLIK; encoded by the coding sequence ATGTTAAGCCACGATCTATTCCATACTCTCCATCAGCTTTCACGCCATCTTACCAATAAACTCAATGAAGCATTGAAACCAGTAGGACTATACGGCTCACAATGGGCTGTTATTTTTGTTTTGAAGAAGAAAGGCTCTCTTACACAAAAAGAATTGTGCGAGTACTTATTTGTTGAAGCTCCGCCGATGACCCGGACCATCCAGCGACTTGCAAAACAAGGCTATGTTGTTCAAGTTCCAGGAAAAGACAAAAGAGAAAAGCATGTACAATTGACGGAGATTGCTCTAAATGAATATCCGAAATGGGAGCATGCGGTAATGCAAATGAACCAATCCCTATTACAGTACCTTCCCGAAACTTCTCAAGAAGAACTGTTTAACCTGCAGAATGGCTGGCTGCAGCTGCTTATTAAATAA